Part of the Benincasa hispida cultivar B227 chromosome 11, ASM972705v1, whole genome shotgun sequence genome, gccaaaatttgaaaactaaaaagaatagttttaaatttttttttgttcttttgaaatttggctaataatTTAGTCATTGTAGTCAAGAAAGATCAAATCATTCTAAAAAATAGGGATGAAATAAGTTTacttttcaaaaccaaaaataaaaaataaaatgattaccaagatctaaataattataaaacaagGTCTAAATGATTATTCAACGAAGCGttaatgttataattaatttactaaCCAACCAAGAGAAAAATCTAGAGCCCGACTTGTTGCCGTTTTATCTGCTTCACTATCTGAATATGGGACATACCATTTTCCCAGCAATGTGATTCCAATTACACCTTTTTGTTGTGCCTGAAAATCACACATTAAGGTCTTGTTTGACTACTATTTAGACtcgtttgataataattttattttttattttaatttttaaaaattaagtatatttactcttaatttttaaaaactaaaaattaaatggtttttAAATTACGAGaccttcattttttattttttatttttgaaaatctataAGTTTATAAAACATTATAAGttcttttgactttttattttacattttaggGAAGTTTTCAAACTTAATGCTAAGTTTTGaattctggaaaaaaaaaatagaaactttttttttttttattttcgaaaattggtttcaaattttaattttttttagaaaagatgaaaagttattgaaaaaaattgtcCAAAAACAAGCCAGAAATAATTCTTAttggaagggaaaaaaaactctCGAGTGttaaaatttaagtttgatgtcaatttagtctctaagattttaaaaatggaCTATTTAGATGTAGGACTtgaaaaataactttatatgGTCTCTACATCCACTTGAGATTATGTATGGTGGTGCTTAAATTGTTGATTGTACTTTGTTTGCTTTGGCATAGTAATATAAatgtttatttgtttaaataaacatcaaattcaaattttatggaccaaagactatatatatatatatattttgttccagatagaaataaaacttgatatttttttcttgtaaaTCTCGATGCTAGTTGTATGAGCAAGAAGTTGGTTATGCGCAATAATGTATGGTTCAGTCCCAGAGTCTCCTCTAAGTGAATCAAATGAATATTGGGAACAATGATTGCATGGTGCATATTCGTCTTTCACAGTACTCCTATTGATGAATACGTATGATTCATTTAGGGTTATCCAATGCTTCACTCTATCTCCGAATTCCTTGAAGCAGAGCTCCGCATAATCTTGAAAATCATTTctacaaattaaaaattttacaattatataaatctcttctgaacattatattttagttaaaaattgtagtcttttaattttacatcaatgattttttttaaaatatggttGCTTGTTAATAATTTTTGGAGTGCAACTAAAGTCTCACATTGACTATGAAAAGTGaacatcataaaaatataaGTGAGAACAACTATCTGTAATAGTGTGAATCCTTTAATTTTGagtgaaacaaaaaacaaaatcataaaatCTTATGTTGAAAGTATATGATATAACGATGCATAATGAAGATTTTGTGGAGATTCATGGCCTTTAATGATAATTTATGggtattattttaatttatgcatTGAATGGTGATATAATGTTTgtttaagaaaacaaaaatcataataaagAAACGAAGAGATCAAACaagcacaattttcaaaaaaaaaaaaaaaaaaaaaatcgaatatcaatcaaatttggCCTAATTTTTTTGTAATGCATTGCTTTATTATGAATCATTGTTgaatatcttttaatataaacttTAATCATTTGAGTCCACCTATGTTTGGTTTAATTATGAAAgtgtttgattttgaaaataagtcatctTCTAAATAATTGAAGCATTTGACAACtactcaaaataatttattttaaaccgTTTTTTTCGATTACGAGAATCATAAAAATTTGACTTACATAATTTGATAACTCATGAAGCCGTGATATTCATCTTGTAAAGATTGGGGAAGATCCCAATGGAAAAGTGTGACAAAGGGTTGGATACCTAAACAcatcatattatatagttattCAACAATAAAATAGCTAACACTAGACAATcaaattattgaaataacatctaCCATTTTCAATAACTTCATTGATCACATTGTTATAGTACTCGATTCCTTTCTCGTTCACACCCCCACTAAGCTTTCCCTCTGTAAATAATAGTCAATTAGTTAATAAAGTATATTCTAACAATATTGATATATCAAATgaaatgttttattaatttaattgactATACTATCTTTATTTCATAGCAACGTAACTCCTTACTTGGCAAAATTCTCGACCAAGCGATTGAGAATCTGTAAGCATTAAAACCCATTTGTTTTATAATCGCCACATCTTCCTACAATATTACCAAGAATTTATCAATAGTTTCAACATAATATCTTTAACGTGTTAGGTAGATTTAATTCTCTCTTGTTTTGTTCCACAAAAAAGCCAAAATAATTCAAGTAAGCAAGGCAATTTAACGTGTGAGATAGAGATTTGATCCTTAAatgatcatattatattaaatatttgggTGTTCATAGGTTGAATGGGGTTGGATTGAAACACCTTTTAAACTGAACCCAATTGATCGGGTGGGAAGCTgagaacataactacacaagataaaattcattATTTCCCCGTTAACGTATGTAGATGAGTAGTTTCTTTTAGTGTTAATTTTAGGTTTTGAACAATGGGTCCCGCTGTCTCAATGAGAGAGACTTTGTTTATggttggataaaaaaaaaatcatttattagAGCATCAATGGTGCTTAAGGACAAAGAGGTAATTATAGAAGTAAAACGATAATTAGACTCAGTTGTAATTATGAAGAACTcgtgaatgattgacttacttGTAATGGTTGTATTCATGGACGCAACATGTTATGTAGTGCATAAGAGTATAGCTACAAGTCTATAGTGGTTTGCTCATAGTTAattaatgttgattaatttaattaacatcAGATCATTGAACTTATAGTTTGTAGGGTCATAAGGTCCTTTACTAACTTACAACGGATTAATAAGAACccgaaattttgaaataataatttcaattgttcaaattgatttagagaaacatatattaattatatacaattaacaattaatataaagtataatgggTATATATTATggaataattaataatatcaaattaaaataaataggatttatattaaaactatggataagagttaatatgaataagatttatattaaaactatagattatgtgaaatatgtatttggatatgattcaaatgtttaataaaatattagaaatttaatttaaatttgatatacttcaataaattaaattgatatctTCTCTGTAAAGGGAGTGGGAGAGAGGGAGAGTGCTTCCCACTCTATGTTTAATAACAGAGAAGGTCTCTGCATTTGGGCCACCATCTCTCTAAATTCATCTTTTCCCAGAAGAAAAAACACCCTTCCCTTTCTATTCTGGTAAAAGAAAAGGCTCTCATAAGTTGATTCTTGTCAAGAGAATAGTCGGAAAGATTCCTTTCTTGGAGGTGTCACTATACGtggaaaaaaaacttattttacaGTTCGAGAAGGCTAGAagaagttttttgtttttttttttttttaagatagtcttcaaaggtaattctCAACCCAACTTTGTGCTTAGCCTAGAATTTTATACAATATGCTTTGTATGTTGTTTTTAATTCTGTACTGTCTTAtccttttaaataaaaaacaaaaacgatAAATCGCTTCCAAATCCAATTACCCAGtcatgaaatatttaggttattttttttttctaaagataTGCAATTAAAATGTGAGGTGGGGAATCGAATCTCAAACTTCGAAGTCGATAGTACAAACACTATACTAATCGAGTTACGCTCTTGTTGGCTAATATTTAGGTTAGTTTGGTTTGAGTTTAGTAGAATCATTTATGATTTGTTGCAAGTAagatgttaatatatatatatatatatatatttatttaataattatcattcacatattgaattaaaattaacaattcaattttaatttatatgatgattttttttcttttcaaaatgttaaaaaattatttttaaatattcttaaaagttgttaaagaataaatatcatatccaaaaaaaattgtgaaattaagtaaaattttaatgaatatatatacgtaattatattataagtaaAAAGAATGTgcacttttaaaatttattaataagattaaattggtttgAGCGATTTTAGATGAACATAAAAAAAACCAACTAAATCCACAAAATtgtcatttatttgaatccaatttAACCCAAATTATACGAATTAGATTTGATTGATCCGACCTTTGAAGTTTTTAAATGCCCCTATTAGCTAGAATATCTAAAACAATGATGCCAGCCAACATTCtagtcttttctttatttttcattttttctctttaaaaaacttttcaaattcaatattaCTTCTAAAGTTTGCATTTGGTAGTATTTTTGTCCCTCCCTCAAAGGTATTAACTTTAATGAAAATTAGATAACAGATAGATAACAAATGCGATTAAATACAAACATtgggataaatttgttgagttttaAAACTCAAAGAATCCAAATGCAACCTATTTCAAATCTCAAAAATTAAaagtgtagttttttttttttaataaaaaaattgctctacatattatattttggtattaattttacaaacctTATAACGATGATATGAATCAACAGCTACATCTCCATCGTGGCCATCTATAATTTTCTCTACAATGACACAAATATAATGACACTTGGTTAGGTTATATATAATGAATGATAATAATGATTTGAATTTAAGAGTCAAGTGATGAAGAGAGAAACCTGGGTGTGTGTGAGTGAAGGTATCCCAAATACTTGGTCCTTTCCCATCCTCAAAAGCACCACCTTCAGTCTAAATAAAATGACCATAATCATCATACAAAATCAAAcctcatttttttataaaatagaaacaaTACAACTTTCTTTTCACCTGGTAAGCAGAAGATGCTGTGCCAAATACAAAATCTCCAGGAAAACAGCTTCTCTTCACTACTAAATAAAATGGAAGAATACATTCACTCAAAGAAATtagtaaaaatttgaaatttatatacattatcaaaaaaaatttaaaaaaaaaattcaatcgaGAGAAGTTATATAACCTGAATCCATAGATCAGCAATGTTAGGAGAAGCAACTTTTATGGAACACTAACctttttatctctttttctatttaaagAGACGAGAGGTTAAATAGGTAGCTTGCATTAGAGCTAATTTcgattttttactaaatattcattttcaatCTTTAGTGTTCATCTATCAATTAAAAGTAATATATTATgcaatgaaaatttgaaagtatttttaataatgatgaaaaaatagtgaagcttaattaattataattattttaattattttaaattaacaattaagactgaaagtgagtatttaggttaaaaatcgaggaaaaaagtgtaaatcttcaaatttaaacatcaaattaaaacaaaactcatatttcaagggtaaaattttaaataacacaaaaatcaaatgaagactaaaaaaattagacaccaaaaatatatttttttcattgactagaattttttgtttaagagatagaattaaaaaaatgcaatctaattaagtaattaattaatcttgaattacttttaattaattattaaatatcaatatattatttagatttaataaatttaaacggATATATTTAAAGTTAAACTTTTGTGTtatcaattatttaatataaaattatattattaattattaatattctaattaatttatagaaaattatttcaaatggtaaaactgttgaaaatatatttacaagatatagcaaaattttagaactaacGTTGATGGACACTCATAGTCCAacaatatcactgatagacactaattgaagtctattagtgtctatcagcatCGATCAtggatagttttaaaattttgttatattttgtaaatattttattttattgttctaTGTGGCCCTAATTTAtacttaaataattttaaattagtaattaaattaaatcatttgaTTATCAATGTTACTTTTAGTTAAGATTTAAAGTAATTGTTTCTTTCGTTATAACtaacaaagattttttttttttttttttttttgataactAACAACATAACTTCAATATAAAGATGTCGTACGTTTGGTGTAGAAGATATTgtgtaaataaagaaaaatatcaatttctacACTTAAACTTTAAACATTGTATCCATTAAAATCGTGAACTaataattatcttaatttaaaatttgaattttagaaggtgtatcaatttacatcGTCCTTTCAGATTTCATTCGAAAAATGTCATGTGAAATTtataatagatttaattttaacttcTAAATTGTCATAAATGAATCGATTTAGACCATCTTATTAAGATTATctttaaaaattacaataaattgGTTCTTGTACATATGcaaacttcttcaaatattgCAACCAAATTGACTTTTCATTTTTGTACAGCTTGGTAGCAACATTCGTATCTAATATGGAGTATCATTCCTTTTTGATACATATATATGGAATAtcattttgatattaaaatGCTTGTTTTATTCCATAGAGAAAAAGTTGACATTAGCACTGTGAAAATTGATATTTGACTGAATAATTTCCGGTATGAAACTTGAGATCCGGTATGAAACTTGAGATTTACATAGGGAATTTATAAAACGGACGATAATCTAATTATAGCCCGGTAACCCAATTATAGcctaaatacataaattaagaCCTAAACATCTCAACaccctccctcaaactcaatGTGATAGAAACAACTTGAGTTTGCAAGTAGATAAGCTGAAACAACTAGATGACAAAAGCTGAAGAAGCAATTCTGAATCAAAATACGGTAGATCTAGGCGGGAAGCAGAAACCCATGAAGAATTGGAACACAGAGAACTTCTACGTTGGAAACAGGAACTCACGAACTTTTAGATTGGAAACAGAGACCTTCATAAAAATTTACTTCTGAGCTGAAAACAGAGATCTAGGAATgccaaatttgaaaacggaACAGAACAGAGCTAAAACCCATTAATAAAGACACCAAAACTAGGCTTGACTGAACCAAACTAAAACTAGGTTGTCAGAAGCAAAGCATTGAGTGGGTTCGGATTCTGTTTTGTGTCAGATCTAGGCGAGCATCGACTGAGGGAGCATCGAGGGAGTGAGCATCGAGTAGGTGAGCATTGAGTGAGGCATCGAGGATTGAGTTCTGGATCAATTTGGGCGAGCATCGAGTGGGGAGCATCTAAGATGCGGAAGAGAGGCTGGGCAACAACAGATTTGGGCAGATGTGGAGCAAATTGGAGATGGATTAGTGTGTAGATCTAACTTCGTCAATCGGTCGTCGATGGAGGAAGAGATCAAATAACAACGATGACCGAAGAATAGAGAACTTTAGAGattaggctctgataccatgtgaaAAACTGATATTTGACTGAATAATTTTTTGTATATACCTTGAGATTTACATCGAAAATTTATAGAAAGGACAATAACCTAATTATAGTCCGATAACCCAATTATAGcctaaatacataaattaaggcCTAAATATCTCAACAAGCAACTTTACTTTCTTTTTACGGATATTTTTCCATTTGGCTGGTTATCAAATTACTTTCACCATCTCTTGGAAGTTAACCATTCCCAATAAAATGTTAGTTAC contains:
- the LOC120091465 gene encoding beta-glucosidase 12-like, which produces MDSVKRSCFPGDFVFGTASSAYQTEGGAFEDGKGPSIWDTFTHTHPEKIIDGHDGDVAVDSYHRYKEDVAIIKQMGFNAYRFSIAWSRILPKGKLSGGVNEKGIEYYNNVINEVIENGIQPFVTLFHWDLPQSLQDEYHGFMSYQIINDFQDYAELCFKEFGDRVKHWITLNESYVFINRSTVKDEYAPCNHCSQYSFDSLRGDSGTEPYIIAHNQLLAHTTSIEIYKSDFQAQQKGVIGITLLGKWYVPYSDSEADKTATSRALDFSLGWFLHPLIYGDYPPIMREIVKERLPKFTEEEAILIIESFDFIGINYYTVKYAKDNSNEAIPKPSYLTNLCATLTNERDEIPIGQKVGASSWLAAYPQGLKDILIYIKNNYKNPIIYLTENGCFDYDSPQMYELINDEDRIKYYHNHLYNVNESIKAGVRVKGYFAWSLLDNFEWASGYTERFGLIYVDFKNNLERIPKDSAKWFHNFLIT